The DNA window CCACTTCGTCGATCAGCACGTCCAGCGTCCGTCCGATCAGCCGTTCCATACGGCGGGCGGCAACGCGCCCCTGGCCTTCCATCAGGCGCTTCCACCGTTCGTCCTTGACCTCCTCCGGCACCGGGTCCGGCAGGGCGTTGGCCGCGGCTCCCTGGACGGCCTCGTAGCGGAAGCAGCCGACCCGGTCCAGTTCCGCCTCCTCCAACCAAGCCAGCAGATTCTCGAAATCGGCGTCGGTCTCGCCGGGAAAGCCGACGATGAAGGCGGACCGGATAGCGAGATCCGGGCATTCCCGGCGCCAGGCGCGGATGCGTTCCAAGGTCTTTTCCTGGTGGCCGGGACGGCGCATGGCCTTCAGCACCGCCGGGCTGGCGTGCTGGAAGGGGATGTCCAGGTAGGGGAGGATCTGGCCTGCCGCCATCAAGGGAATAACCTCGTCCACCTGAGGATAGGGGTAGACGTAGTGCAGACGGACCCAGACCCCCAGGTCGGACAGGGCTTCGGCCAGTTCGGTCAGCCGTGCCTTGACCGGCCGCCCGCGCCAAGCGCTTTCCGCGTGGCGCAGGTCGAACCCGTAGGCGCCGGTGTCCTGGGAAATGACCAGAATCTCCTTCACCCCGGCCTGGACCAGAGCTTCCGCCTCGGCCAGCACGTCGGCAGCCGTCCGGCTGACCAAGCGACCGCGCAGGGCGGGAATGATGCAGAAGGTGCAGCCGTGGTCGCAGCCTTCGGAAATCTTGAGATAAGCGTAGTGCCTGGGGGTGAGCCGCAGGCCCTGGGGCGGAACCAGGTTCAGGAAGGGCTTGTGGGCGGGCGGCACCGCCTCGTGGACGGCCTCGACGACCGCGTCATACTGCTGTGGGCCGCTTACCGACAGGACCTCGGGGAACAGGCGGCGGATGGCGTCTTCCTCGTTGCCCATGCAGCCGGTGACGATTACCCGGCCGTTTTCCGCCATAGCCTCGCCGATGGCGTCCAGGGATTCCTTCTTGGCGCTGTCAAGGAAGCCGCAGGTATTGACCAGCACGACGTCGGCCCCTTCGTAGGTCGGCGAGATATCGTAGCCTTCGGCCTTCAGGCGGGTCAGGATGCGTTCGGAATCCACCAGGGCCTTGGGGCAACCGAGGCTCACGATGCCGACGCGGGATGGCGGTTTGCTCATGGGCGACTATATAGGCCCGGCGGCGCCATCCCCGCCAGCCCGGATTTTCCGCCCCGCAGGAGACTTATCCGCCGTGGCGAACCGTGCTATCATGCCGACCCGGCACCGGAAGACCGAAGAACGCGGGTCCGGCGCCGCCCGCCCCTTCGTCGTGACGCCGTGCAGAACCGCACCAGCCATGGACCTCGATCGTGACTAGAACCCCTCGCAAGACCCTGGTAACCGGCGGTGCCGGCTTCATCGGCAGCCATCTCGTCGAGCGTCTGCTGGCCGACGGCCACCGGGTAGTGGCGATCGACAACTTCGCCGGCGGGTCCGAAGAGAACCTGGCCCATCTGGCGGGCGATTCGCGCCTGACCTTGCATCGGGCCGATATCGCCGACCGCGGGGCCATCGCGCCCCTGTTCGAAGGGGTGGACTGGGTCTTCCACTTGGCGGCCATGGCCGACATCGTGCCCTCCATCGTCGATCCGACCGTCTATCACCGCTCCAACGTGGACGGCACCTTCGCCGTCCTGGAAAGCGCCCGCGCCGCCGGCGTCAAGCGCCTGGTCTACGCCGCGTCGTCCTCCTGCTACGGCATCCCGGACGTCCATCCCACGCCGGAAGGCGCCGAGATGCGGCCCATGTACCCCTACGCGCTGACCAAGTACGTCGGCGAGGAATACGTCCGCCATTGGAACAAGACCTATGGCCTGCCGACGGTTTCCTTGCGCATGTTCAACGTCTACGGGCCGCGCGCCCGGACCGCCGGTACCTACGGCGCGGTTTTTGGCGTGTTCCTGGCCCAGAAGCTGGCCGGCAAGCCCTTCACCGTGGTTGGCGACGGCACCCAGACCCGCGACTTCACCTTCGTTACCGACGTGGTGGCAGCCTTCGTGATGGCTGCCGAATCCGATCTGTCGGGGGCGGTGATGAACGTGGGTTCCGACAACACCTACAGCGTCAATCGGCTGGTGGAACTGCTGGGCGGGCCGGTAACCTACATCCCCAAGCGCCCCGGCGAGCCCGACTGCACCTTCGCCGACACCCGGCGCATCAAGGCACTGCTGGGCTGGAAGCCCAAGGTTTCCTTCGAGGAAGGGGTGGAAATCATGCTGGGAAACATCGACTACTGGCGCCAGGCGGTAGTCTGGGAACCCGAATCCATCAAGGGCGCCACCGCCGACTGGTTCCGCTACCTGGGCAAGGAGGGGGACGGGAAATGAGCGAGGACAACGGCCTGCGCGGCAAGCTCAAGACCCTGGACGAACTGTCCGCCCTCAGCCGCCAGGCTCGCGACGCCGGCCGCACCGTGGTGCAATGCCATGGCACTTTCGACCTGCTGCACGTGGGGCACCTCAGGCACCTGCGCTCGGCCCGCGCCGAAGGCGACCTGCTGATCGTCACCCTGACCGGCGACGCCCACGTCAACAAGGGGCCGGGCCGGCCCGCCTTCGCCGAACCGATGCGGGCCGAG is part of the Magnetospirillum sp. WYHS-4 genome and encodes:
- the rimO gene encoding 30S ribosomal protein S12 methylthiotransferase RimO, which codes for MSKPPSRVGIVSLGCPKALVDSERILTRLKAEGYDISPTYEGADVVLVNTCGFLDSAKKESLDAIGEAMAENGRVIVTGCMGNEEDAIRRLFPEVLSVSGPQQYDAVVEAVHEAVPPAHKPFLNLVPPQGLRLTPRHYAYLKISEGCDHGCTFCIIPALRGRLVSRTAADVLAEAEALVQAGVKEILVISQDTGAYGFDLRHAESAWRGRPVKARLTELAEALSDLGVWVRLHYVYPYPQVDEVIPLMAAGQILPYLDIPFQHASPAVLKAMRRPGHQEKTLERIRAWRRECPDLAIRSAFIVGFPGETDADFENLLAWLEEAELDRVGCFRYEAVQGAAANALPDPVPEEVKDERWKRLMEGQGRVAARRMERLIGRTLDVLIDEVDEEGAFGRSFADSPEIDGNVFLNGEIHLKPGDKVHATIEHADAVDLWGSLATKQAAKSSFPGKPKRRQAKTR
- a CDS encoding SDR family oxidoreductase encodes the protein MTRTPRKTLVTGGAGFIGSHLVERLLADGHRVVAIDNFAGGSEENLAHLAGDSRLTLHRADIADRGAIAPLFEGVDWVFHLAAMADIVPSIVDPTVYHRSNVDGTFAVLESARAAGVKRLVYAASSSCYGIPDVHPTPEGAEMRPMYPYALTKYVGEEYVRHWNKTYGLPTVSLRMFNVYGPRARTAGTYGAVFGVFLAQKLAGKPFTVVGDGTQTRDFTFVTDVVAAFVMAAESDLSGAVMNVGSDNTYSVNRLVELLGGPVTYIPKRPGEPDCTFADTRRIKALLGWKPKVSFEEGVEIMLGNIDYWRQAVVWEPESIKGATADWFRYLGKEGDGK